From Candidatus Pedobacter colombiensis, one genomic window encodes:
- the ftsA gene encoding cell division protein FtsA — MGKEKSTIQSPIVVGLDIGTTKICVIVGRRTQHGKIEVLGIGKAESAGVTRGVVSNIQKTVQGISQAVELASGQSNVEIRVVNVGIAGQHIKSLQHRGILTRRELNSEIGKKDIDKLIDDMFKLVMPPGEEIIHVLPQEFTIDNEPGVKDPIGMAGVRLEANFHIISGQVTAVKNIMRCVTNAGLQTQELILEPLASSESVLSDEEKEAGIALVDIGGGTTDIAIFHEGIIRHTAVIPFGGNSVTEDIREGCSVMRNQAELLKTRFGSALAEENKENEIICVPGLRGREPKEISVKNLAYVIQARMEEIIEHVYYEIKSSGYEKKLIGGVVITGGGALLKHLSQLVEYVTGLDCRVGYPNEHLSKYEDMPKTIYDDLKSPMYATSVGLLIKGIQKAEELLEEMKQPGVFVEKAKEVKEKTKRSGGGLFDKLLAKTKDFIKDDMNVSDEDYIKP; from the coding sequence ATGGGCAAAGAAAAATCTACCATTCAATCTCCAATAGTAGTCGGATTAGACATCGGTACTACTAAGATCTGTGTGATCGTTGGTCGCAGAACACAGCACGGAAAAATAGAAGTCTTAGGGATAGGGAAAGCGGAATCAGCAGGAGTTACCCGTGGGGTTGTTTCAAATATTCAGAAAACAGTACAAGGGATATCACAAGCTGTTGAATTGGCGAGTGGACAATCAAATGTTGAAATCCGCGTTGTGAATGTAGGTATTGCCGGACAGCATATCAAGAGTTTGCAGCATAGAGGTATTTTAACCCGACGTGAACTAAATAGTGAGATCGGGAAAAAAGATATCGATAAATTAATTGATGATATGTTTAAACTGGTTATGCCCCCAGGAGAAGAAATCATCCATGTTTTACCGCAGGAGTTTACAATCGACAATGAGCCGGGCGTGAAAGACCCGATTGGTATGGCTGGTGTACGCCTTGAAGCTAACTTTCATATCATTTCCGGTCAGGTAACTGCTGTAAAAAACATCATGAGGTGTGTAACCAATGCCGGGTTACAAACTCAGGAATTAATATTAGAACCCCTGGCTTCTTCAGAATCGGTGTTGAGCGACGAAGAAAAAGAAGCTGGTATTGCCCTGGTTGACATTGGTGGTGGTACCACAGATATTGCTATTTTCCATGAAGGTATCATCCGTCATACGGCCGTTATTCCGTTTGGTGGTAATAGTGTTACAGAGGATATCCGTGAAGGCTGTTCTGTAATGAGAAATCAGGCTGAACTATTAAAGACCCGCTTTGGATCGGCACTGGCTGAAGAAAATAAAGAAAATGAAATCATTTGTGTTCCCGGATTAAGAGGAAGGGAGCCTAAAGAGATTTCTGTTAAAAACCTTGCTTATGTAATCCAGGCCCGTATGGAAGAAATCATTGAGCATGTGTATTATGAAATCAAATCATCAGGTTACGAGAAAAAACTGATAGGTGGAGTGGTGATTACCGGTGGTGGTGCATTATTGAAACACCTTTCTCAACTGGTAGAGTATGTAACCGGTTTAGATTGCCGTGTAGGTTATCCAAATGAGCATTTGTCTAAATATGAAGACATGCCGAAAACCATTTATGATGATTTGAAAAGCCCTATGTATGCTACCAGTGTTGGTTTGTTGATTAAAGGTATCCAGAAGGCAGAAGAATTATTAGAAGAAATGAAACAGCCGGGTGTTTTTGTTGAAAAAGCCAAAGAGGTGAAAGAAAAGACCAAGCGTTCGGGCGGTGGATTATTTGATAAACTTCTTGCTAAAACAAAGGATTTCATCAAAGATGACATGAATGTGAGTGACGAAGATTATATAAAACCGTAA
- a CDS encoding cell division protein FtsQ — protein sequence MLKRINWKPVFKCFAWIVCLSGLVVLMSFVDGKKKKLVCTNVKILIPGADNFIEREEIDAILKQSQGSLIGQNLAGINLQRIEKNIIANPYIAYATVYADMNGIIQIEIKQRQPILRMINLAGQDYYIDSNGLKMPVSPNFTANVLAANGDIMERFSGRVDTLSTQLAIDLYKVALYVKRDTLWDAQIEQLYINSAKDIELIPRVGNQRIILGTADSLETKMRNLLAFYKKAIPKVGWNTYKTINVKYTNQIVCEKNKIDSITGEVIKDRIIDTAKQSRKLVDSVVRKQIVADIQQDAGSKKEKIKTDTRKNN from the coding sequence ATGCTTAAAAGGATCAATTGGAAACCGGTTTTTAAATGTTTTGCCTGGATTGTTTGTCTGAGCGGATTAGTTGTGTTGATGAGTTTTGTTGACGGCAAAAAGAAAAAACTGGTTTGTACCAATGTTAAAATTCTGATTCCGGGTGCTGATAATTTTATAGAACGGGAAGAGATTGATGCTATTTTAAAACAGAGTCAAGGTTCATTAATCGGTCAGAATTTGGCTGGTATTAATCTTCAGCGCATTGAGAAAAATATTATAGCTAATCCATATATCGCTTATGCTACGGTATATGCAGATATGAATGGGATAATCCAGATAGAAATTAAACAAAGGCAGCCTATTTTAAGAATGATTAATCTGGCAGGTCAGGACTACTATATAGATAGCAACGGATTAAAAATGCCCGTTTCACCTAATTTTACGGCAAATGTTTTGGCTGCAAATGGGGATATTATGGAACGTTTTAGTGGTAGAGTAGATACACTGAGTACTCAACTGGCTATAGATTTATATAAGGTAGCCTTATATGTTAAAAGGGATACGCTATGGGATGCACAAATTGAGCAGTTGTATATAAATAGTGCAAAAGATATAGAGTTGATTCCAAGGGTAGGAAATCAGCGCATCATTTTGGGTACAGCAGATTCATTGGAAACCAAGATGAGAAATCTACTTGCTTTTTATAAGAAAGCGATACCAAAGGTTGGCTGGAATACTTATAAAACCATTAATGTAAAATATACCAATCAAATTGTTTGTGAAAAGAATAAAATAGATTCTATAACCGGAGAGGTGATTAAGGATCGCATAATAGATACTGCAAAACAGAGCAGAAAACTCGTTGATTCTGTTGTCCGCAAACAAATTGTGGCAGACATACAGCAGGATGCGGGTAGTAAGAAAGAAAAAATTAAAACTGATACCAGGAAAAACAATTAA
- the murC gene encoding UDP-N-acetylmuramate--L-alanine ligase translates to MELSNIQRVYFVGIGGIGMSAIARYFAKRKCVVCGYDKTRTQLTIALEQEGILVSYMDDEAVLPVSFHDKNEDTLIVYTPAIPKDAQILNYFKQNGFVLKKRSEVLGIISKGQFCIAVAGTHGKTTTSSIVAHVLISSGYGCTAFLGGIASNYNTNFLLGENNVVVVEADEYDRSFLTLHPDISVVTSMDADHLDIYGDASHLQESFRMFAAQLKPGGTLFVKNGLPLSNGISYSVGLPSQVKGQNIRVEGSRFVFDYVDSNITISNIHLMLPGKHNVENAVAAIAVALKLGIDPEKIVAAIGSFKGVKRRFEYIVNTPEHIYIDDYAHHPEELRACFDAVRQLYPDKKLTVIFQPHLFTRTRDFVDEFARVLSTVDHLLLLEIYPARELPLPGVNAQLLLDKISLRDKEICRKDLVPEYIKNNKPELLLTVGAGDIDTLIQPLKAILTHA, encoded by the coding sequence ATGGAATTGAGTAATATACAGCGTGTCTATTTTGTAGGTATTGGTGGTATTGGCATGAGTGCTATTGCCCGTTATTTTGCTAAACGCAAATGTGTGGTTTGCGGATATGATAAAACGCGTACTCAGCTGACTATTGCATTGGAGCAAGAGGGTATTTTAGTATCGTACATGGATGATGAAGCGGTATTACCGGTTTCTTTTCATGATAAGAATGAGGATACGTTAATTGTGTATACGCCTGCGATTCCAAAAGATGCTCAAATCTTAAATTATTTTAAGCAGAATGGTTTTGTTTTAAAGAAGCGTTCGGAGGTGTTGGGAATTATTAGTAAGGGGCAGTTTTGTATTGCAGTTGCTGGTACACATGGTAAAACAACTACTTCATCAATTGTAGCACATGTTTTAATATCAAGTGGTTACGGTTGTACCGCCTTTTTAGGAGGCATAGCTTCAAATTATAATACTAATTTCCTTCTCGGAGAGAACAATGTAGTCGTTGTAGAAGCTGATGAATATGATCGTTCTTTCTTAACGCTTCATCCGGATATATCGGTGGTTACCTCAATGGACGCTGATCATTTGGATATTTATGGCGATGCAAGTCACTTGCAGGAGTCGTTCAGGATGTTTGCCGCGCAATTGAAGCCGGGTGGGACATTATTTGTTAAGAATGGTCTTCCTTTATCAAATGGCATAAGCTATAGTGTTGGTTTGCCTTCTCAAGTGAAAGGACAAAATATAAGGGTTGAAGGTTCGAGATTTGTGTTTGATTATGTTGATTCGAATATTACCATAAGTAACATACATCTGATGTTACCAGGAAAGCATAATGTAGAAAATGCGGTAGCTGCAATTGCAGTTGCACTAAAACTGGGAATAGATCCGGAAAAAATTGTAGCAGCGATAGGTTCTTTTAAAGGGGTTAAAAGAAGATTTGAATATATAGTAAATACGCCGGAGCACATTTATATTGATGACTATGCGCATCATCCTGAAGAGCTTCGGGCATGCTTTGATGCTGTTAGACAATTGTATCCGGATAAAAAATTAACAGTCATCTTCCAGCCTCACTTGTTTACACGTACTCGTGATTTTGTGGATGAGTTTGCAAGAGTTTTAAGCACGGTTGATCATTTGCTGTTGCTGGAGATTTATCCTGCCCGGGAATTGCCTCTTCCGGGGGTGAATGCACAGTTATTGCTGGATAAAATCTCTCTGAGGGACAAAGAAATATGTCGGAAAGATTTGGTGCCGGAGTACATAAAAAACAATAAGCCAGAGTTACTTTTAACTGTTGGGGCTGGAGATATAGATACATTGATACAACCACTTAAAGCCATTTTGACTCATGCTTAA
- the murG gene encoding undecaprenyldiphospho-muramoylpentapeptide beta-N-acetylglucosaminyltransferase, with amino-acid sequence MRPTRIIISGGGTGGHIFPAISIANALRRMEPGCEILFVGATGRMEMEKVPAAGYKIIGLNISGIQRGSIAKNLSLPFKLLGSVRKALELIADFKPDVVVGVGGYASGPILFAASLKKVPYLIQEQNSYAGITNKWLGKKAAKVCVAFDGMEQFFPAESLLKTGNPVRKDVVDILNKHHAGAELLKLDPLKKTILVTGGSLGAGTLNKSIEKHILDILDADVQLIWQTGKYYYKGIVERLGLDFNPNVRILEFLNKMDLAYAAADVIISRAGAGTIAELCLIKKPVILVPSPNVAEDHQTKNALALVKNNAALMIVDQSAEDTLVKEALSLLNDKDRSSIYSENIGKMALPDADEVIAKQVMLLAGKEGNS; translated from the coding sequence ATGAGACCAACAAGGATAATTATTTCAGGAGGCGGTACTGGTGGACATATATTTCCAGCCATATCCATAGCTAATGCGCTTAGGCGTATGGAGCCTGGCTGTGAAATTTTATTTGTTGGAGCTACCGGTCGGATGGAAATGGAAAAAGTTCCAGCCGCAGGATATAAAATTATTGGTTTAAACATCAGCGGTATACAAAGAGGCTCTATTGCCAAGAATTTAAGTCTGCCATTTAAACTACTTGGTAGTGTACGCAAAGCCTTGGAGTTGATTGCTGATTTTAAACCTGATGTGGTTGTTGGAGTTGGTGGATATGCATCTGGTCCAATTCTGTTTGCGGCGTCGTTAAAGAAAGTTCCTTATTTGATTCAGGAGCAAAATTCTTATGCTGGTATTACCAATAAATGGCTGGGTAAAAAAGCAGCTAAGGTTTGCGTTGCATTTGATGGAATGGAGCAGTTTTTTCCTGCTGAAAGTTTGCTTAAAACAGGTAATCCGGTGCGGAAGGATGTAGTCGATATTTTGAATAAGCATCATGCAGGTGCTGAATTGTTAAAGCTTGACCCATTAAAGAAAACGATATTGGTAACCGGTGGAAGTTTAGGTGCCGGAACACTAAATAAGAGCATTGAAAAGCATATTCTTGATATTTTAGATGCAGATGTACAGTTGATCTGGCAGACCGGTAAATATTATTATAAAGGGATTGTTGAGCGTTTGGGGCTTGATTTTAATCCTAATGTCAGGATTCTTGAGTTTTTGAATAAAATGGATCTGGCCTATGCTGCTGCTGACGTAATTATTTCAAGAGCAGGTGCGGGAACGATAGCTGAATTGTGTCTGATTAAAAAGCCGGTTATACTGGTTCCTTCACCAAATGTGGCGGAAGATCATCAGACAAAGAATGCATTGGCATTGGTGAAAAATAATGCTGCGTTGATGATTGTGGATCAATCGGCAGAAGATACACTCGTAAAAGAGGCTTTAAGTTTATTGAACGATAAAGACAGAAGTTCGATTTACTCGGAAAATATAGGTAAGATGGCTTTGCCTGATGCTGATGAAGTAATTGCGAAGCAGGTGATGTTACTTGCAGGAAAGGAGGGCAACAGCTGA
- a CDS encoding FtsW/RodA/SpoVE family cell cycle protein, protein MFAVNKLLDKTKGDRWIWLIIILLSLISILTVYSATGTYAYKTGKTVEKILLTKHLIFVVMGIGMIYIAHLLDYKYYAGISKVLMIITIPLLFYTAIFGANINDASRWVKIPLIGLTFQTSDLAKIALITFLARMLTKKQENIKDVRKAFIPIMGSVCVVFVLIAWANLSTAIMLFGVSILLLIIGRISIKQIGMVCAGGTILLLFIVFLGPRAATYKSRVNSFLHPEKQHSDKTYQADQSKIALATGGVFGKGPGNSTQRNFLPHPYSDFIFAIIVEEYGLMGAMTVMLLYLVLLYRCVRIVTQSPKAFGALLAAGLSFSLTIQAFANMAVAVGLGPVTGVPLPLVSMGGTSMIFTSIAFGIILSVSRDVEEQGSKKVIVGEIPAMA, encoded by the coding sequence ATGTTCGCAGTAAATAAGCTTTTAGATAAAACAAAAGGAGATCGCTGGATATGGCTGATCATTATACTTTTGTCGCTGATTTCCATACTTACCGTTTACAGTGCAACCGGAACTTATGCCTATAAGACGGGTAAAACTGTAGAAAAGATCTTGTTAACCAAGCACTTGATTTTTGTGGTAATGGGGATTGGTATGATCTATATTGCGCATTTGCTGGATTATAAATATTATGCAGGGATTTCTAAGGTGTTAATGATCATTACGATTCCCTTGTTGTTTTATACTGCTATTTTTGGTGCTAATATTAATGATGCATCGCGTTGGGTGAAGATTCCTTTAATTGGCTTAACGTTTCAGACTTCAGATTTAGCCAAAATTGCCTTGATTACTTTTTTGGCCAGGATGCTGACCAAAAAGCAAGAGAATATTAAAGATGTTAGGAAAGCATTTATACCTATCATGGGGTCTGTGTGTGTGGTGTTTGTGCTTATTGCCTGGGCCAACTTATCTACAGCAATCATGCTGTTTGGAGTAAGTATTTTGTTGCTGATTATTGGAAGGATCAGTATTAAACAGATTGGAATGGTGTGCGCAGGTGGAACGATATTGTTGCTGTTTATTGTGTTTTTAGGTCCCAGGGCGGCTACCTATAAATCGAGGGTGAATTCGTTTTTACATCCTGAGAAACAACATTCTGATAAGACTTATCAGGCAGATCAATCAAAAATTGCATTAGCAACCGGTGGTGTATTTGGCAAGGGGCCTGGGAATAGTACACAGCGTAACTTTTTACCACACCCTTACTCGGATTTTATTTTTGCAATTATAGTGGAAGAGTATGGATTGATGGGGGCTATGACAGTGATGTTATTGTATCTCGTGTTGCTCTACCGATGTGTGCGGATTGTAACTCAAAGTCCTAAGGCCTTTGGGGCTTTGCTGGCTGCAGGGCTAAGTTTTAGTCTTACCATACAGGCCTTTGCCAATATGGCTGTAGCTGTAGGTTTAGGACCTGTAACTGGTGTTCCATTGCCATTGGTAAGTATGGGTGGAACTTCGATGATATTTACAAGTATAGCTTTTGGTATTATATTGAGCGTAAGCAGAGATGTAGAAGAGCAGGGAAGCAAAAAGGTGATTGTAGGAGAAATTCCTGCTATGGCATAA
- the murD gene encoding UDP-N-acetylmuramoyl-L-alanine--D-glutamate ligase, whose protein sequence is MEKQRIVILGGGESGVGAAMLAQKKGFDVFLSDFGAIPTQYKEKLQELNVAFEENVHTHAEILKAVEVIKSPGIPHTAGIIKEIKAKKIPVISEIEFAKRYTNAKTICITGSNGKTTTTMLTYHILKNAGLNVGLAGNIGNSFAALVATSDFDWYVLEISSFMLDDMHDFKADIAVLLNITPDHLDRYDYKLSNYAASKMRITQNQTSGDIFIYCADDDETLKVLKSTKVNSKKYPFSIRKKIEEGAYLESDNIHININLNDPLTMSITELALQGKHNIYNSMASGIVAKVLDIRNSSIRESMGDFKNIEHRLEHVAKISGVDYINDSKATNVNSTWYALESVSTDVILIMGGVDKGNDYDMLKDMVRQKVRAIVCLGKDNKRIHEAFEDDVEIIVNTFSAHEAVQVAYHLAKKGNTVLLSPACASFDLFKNYEDRGNQFKAAVKEL, encoded by the coding sequence ATGGAAAAGCAAAGGATCGTAATTTTAGGTGGTGGTGAAAGTGGTGTAGGGGCAGCAATGCTTGCGCAGAAGAAAGGATTTGATGTCTTTTTGTCTGATTTTGGTGCAATTCCTACTCAGTATAAGGAAAAGTTGCAGGAGTTGAATGTTGCTTTTGAAGAGAACGTACATACACATGCAGAAATTCTCAAGGCGGTTGAGGTAATTAAAAGTCCGGGAATACCTCATACTGCAGGTATTATTAAAGAAATTAAAGCGAAGAAGATCCCGGTAATATCTGAAATTGAATTTGCCAAGCGCTATACCAATGCAAAAACAATTTGTATTACAGGTTCCAATGGTAAGACAACGACTACAATGTTGACTTATCATATTTTAAAGAATGCAGGGTTAAATGTTGGACTAGCCGGCAATATTGGGAATAGCTTTGCTGCTCTGGTAGCTACATCTGATTTTGATTGGTATGTATTGGAAATTTCCAGTTTCATGCTCGACGATATGCATGATTTTAAAGCTGATATAGCTGTCTTATTGAACATAACACCTGATCATTTAGATCGCTATGATTATAAATTGAGTAATTATGCTGCATCAAAAATGCGGATAACTCAAAACCAGACCAGTGGTGACATTTTTATCTACTGTGCTGATGATGATGAAACTTTAAAAGTATTGAAAAGTACTAAAGTGAATTCAAAGAAATATCCTTTTTCAATCAGGAAGAAAATTGAGGAGGGCGCGTACCTTGAAAGTGACAACATACACATCAATATAAACCTAAACGATCCATTAACCATGTCTATTACAGAATTAGCCCTGCAGGGAAAGCACAATATTTATAACTCTATGGCATCGGGCATAGTAGCTAAGGTATTAGATATTAGAAATAGTTCTATACGAGAAAGTATGGGCGATTTTAAAAATATTGAACATAGGTTAGAGCATGTGGCAAAGATTTCCGGGGTAGATTATATCAACGATTCTAAGGCTACCAATGTGAACTCTACCTGGTATGCATTGGAAAGTGTGAGTACTGATGTGATCTTAATCATGGGTGGAGTTGATAAAGGGAACGATTATGATATGCTAAAAGATATGGTGCGTCAAAAGGTTAGAGCCATAGTATGTTTAGGTAAAGATAACAAACGTATCCATGAGGCTTTTGAAGATGATGTAGAAATTATTGTAAATACATTTTCTGCTCATGAGGCGGTTCAGGTAGCTTATCATTTGGCTAAAAAAGGAAATACGGTATTGTTGTCTCCTGCATGTGCCAGTTTTGATTTGTTTAAGAACTACGAAGACCGTGGTAACCAATTTAAGGCAGCTGTTAAAGAATTGTAA
- the mraY gene encoding phospho-N-acetylmuramoyl-pentapeptide-transferase, translating to MLYYLFEYLSRHYDFPGLRLFQYITFRTSLAVIISLIITTVYGRRLINYLQKMQVGETVRNLGLEGQMQKQGTPTMGGIMILLGILVPTLLLANLTNVYVILMIITTIWMGAVGFLDDYIKVFKKNKEGLAGRFKIVGQVGLGLIIGCTMYYNPNIVVRQTVDEAGISKVATAPMVLRQKGESFYYTQDVKSTLTNVPFYKNNEFDYAKVLKFLGDGYEKYAALVFIIITVIIITAVSNGANITDGIDGLATGTSAIIGITLGLLAYVSGNTVIADYLNIMYIPNSGELMIFAGAFVGACVGFLWYNSYPAQVFMGDTGSLAIGGIIAAFAIMIRKELLIPVLCGVFLIEILSVMIQVSYFKYTKKRFGEGRRIFLMSPLHHHYQKKGYHEAKIVTRFWIISILLAIITIITLKLR from the coding sequence ATGTTATATTATTTATTTGAATATCTGAGTCGACATTACGATTTTCCGGGATTGAGATTGTTTCAATACATCACTTTCCGTACCTCTCTGGCGGTTATTATTTCGCTTATCATAACTACTGTTTACGGCAGAAGACTTATCAATTATTTGCAGAAAATGCAGGTTGGTGAGACCGTAAGGAATCTGGGATTAGAGGGGCAAATGCAGAAACAAGGTACGCCAACGATGGGTGGTATCATGATTTTGCTTGGTATTTTAGTGCCAACCTTGTTGCTTGCCAACTTGACGAATGTGTATGTGATTTTGATGATCATCACCACCATCTGGATGGGGGCTGTAGGTTTCTTAGATGACTACATTAAGGTATTTAAGAAAAATAAAGAAGGATTAGCCGGCAGATTTAAAATTGTTGGACAGGTTGGACTTGGGTTAATTATTGGTTGTACCATGTACTATAATCCAAACATTGTGGTTAGGCAAACGGTTGACGAAGCTGGTATTTCTAAAGTTGCTACAGCTCCTATGGTTTTAAGACAAAAAGGAGAAAGCTTTTATTATACTCAGGATGTGAAATCTACTTTGACGAACGTTCCTTTTTATAAGAACAATGAATTTGACTATGCCAAAGTGCTTAAGTTTTTAGGTGATGGTTATGAAAAATATGCGGCATTGGTTTTTATTATTATCACTGTCATCATTATTACAGCAGTCTCTAATGGTGCAAATATTACCGACGGGATTGATGGTTTGGCAACGGGTACATCTGCGATTATAGGGATTACGCTTGGTTTACTGGCTTATGTGTCTGGTAACACAGTGATAGCTGATTACCTCAATATTATGTATATCCCGAATTCGGGTGAGTTGATGATTTTTGCGGGTGCTTTTGTTGGTGCTTGTGTAGGATTTTTATGGTACAATTCTTATCCGGCCCAGGTTTTTATGGGCGATACAGGAAGCCTGGCTATTGGTGGGATCATTGCGGCATTTGCCATTATGATCAGGAAGGAATTGCTGATCCCTGTTTTATGTGGAGTTTTCCTGATAGAGATTTTATCTGTAATGATTCAGGTATCTTATTTTAAATATACCAAGAAACGGTTTGGTGAAGGTAGGAGGATTTTTCTAATGTCTCCTTTGCATCATCACTATCAGAAAAAAGGGTACCATGAGGCTAAGATCGTAACCAGGTTTTGGATCATCAGCATATTACTTGCGATCATTACTATCATCACTTTAAAATTAAGATAA
- a CDS encoding UDP-N-acetylmuramoyl-L-alanyl-D-glutamate--2,6-diaminopimelate ligase produces MQLQEILYGITITNLVGQTNREVSALVFDSRQVTKDDVFFAIKGTLSDGHAYIRNVVSAGVSVVVCEDMPEEKIADVTYIQVANSSVALGKMAANFYGNPSAKLQLVGITGTNGKTTIATLLFKLFRELGYKVGLISTVDNHINERVIPATHTTPNPIALNMLLQDMVNAGCDYCFMEVSSHAVVQHRIEGLSFAGGVFSNITHDHLDFHKTFDNYIKAKKAFFDVLPASAFALTNLDDKNGMVMLQNTKAVKKTYALKQLADFKANIIENSFNGLHLNIDHADVFFKLVGSFNAYNLLAVYGTAMLLDQDQLTVLTTLTNLTGAEGRFDYMISRGIIGIVDYAHTPDAVQNVLSTIHDIRKGTEQVITIIGCGGDRDKTKRPIMAQVACDWSDKVILTSDNPRTENPQTIVEEMEKGVSPTNRRKTLSIVDRREAIKTACHLAKPGDIILLAGKGHEKYQEINGVRYHFDDKEVLMEQLNLIS; encoded by the coding sequence ATGCAGCTGCAGGAAATTTTATATGGAATAACAATAACTAACCTGGTTGGGCAGACCAACAGGGAGGTGAGTGCTTTGGTATTTGATTCTCGTCAGGTGACTAAAGATGATGTGTTTTTTGCAATCAAAGGTACTTTGTCTGATGGACATGCTTACATTCGTAATGTAGTCAGTGCAGGTGTTTCAGTGGTGGTTTGTGAAGATATGCCGGAGGAAAAGATTGCTGATGTAACTTACATTCAGGTGGCCAACAGTTCGGTGGCGCTTGGTAAAATGGCTGCTAATTTTTATGGCAACCCATCGGCGAAACTACAACTAGTTGGTATTACAGGTACCAATGGCAAGACAACCATTGCAACGTTATTGTTTAAATTGTTTCGTGAGCTGGGCTATAAAGTTGGCCTGATTTCAACTGTTGATAATCACATTAATGAGCGGGTTATTCCGGCAACTCATACGACTCCAAATCCTATTGCATTAAATATGCTTTTGCAGGATATGGTTAATGCGGGTTGTGATTATTGCTTTATGGAAGTGAGTTCTCATGCTGTTGTTCAACATAGAATAGAAGGCTTAAGTTTTGCCGGTGGTGTGTTTTCGAATATTACGCATGACCACCTTGATTTTCATAAAACGTTTGATAATTATATCAAAGCGAAAAAAGCTTTTTTTGATGTGTTGCCGGCTTCTGCTTTTGCTTTAACCAATCTTGATGATAAGAATGGGATGGTTATGTTGCAGAACACTAAGGCTGTAAAAAAGACTTATGCATTAAAGCAGCTTGCTGATTTTAAAGCAAATATTATTGAAAATAGTTTTAATGGTTTGCATCTGAATATTGATCATGCTGATGTTTTCTTTAAGCTGGTTGGATCATTTAACGCCTATAATTTACTGGCGGTTTATGGTACTGCAATGTTGCTTGATCAGGATCAACTGACGGTATTAACTACCTTAACTAATTTAACTGGGGCTGAGGGTAGGTTTGATTATATGATCTCCAGAGGGATTATTGGAATTGTGGATTATGCACATACACCCGATGCCGTTCAGAATGTATTGAGTACAATACATGATATTAGAAAGGGAACGGAGCAGGTGATTACTATAATAGGTTGTGGAGGCGATAGGGATAAAACCAAACGTCCGATTATGGCTCAGGTGGCTTGTGATTGGAGTGATAAGGTAATTCTGACTTCGGACAACCCAAGGACTGAAAACCCGCAAACGATAGTAGAGGAGATGGAAAAGGGGGTTTCTCCAACAAATAGGCGCAAAACTTTGAGTATAGTAGATAGAAGAGAAGCAATTAAAACCGCTTGTCATTTGGCAAAGCCTGGGGATATTATTTTGCTTGCAGGTAAAGGACATGAGAAGTACCAGGAGATAAATGGGGTTAGGTATCATTTTGATGATAAAGAAGTGTTAATGGAACAATTAAACTTGATCAGCTAA